The following are encoded in a window of Chloracidobacterium sp. genomic DNA:
- a CDS encoding Uma2 family endonuclease, with translation MTTPAPQPTHPPTPTPPPPHLPARRVLTMDDLPSEFEDEEALPSEFHLLFAMLLYETFRPTTVPPDHYFCAIDLYLYCLHEGVVRGLRPDWMGVVGVPALYRGERTRASYVVEDEGRAPLIIVEALSPQTRRNDLAEYGRGAWAEDRKLLRKWDIYESVLKVPYYVTIDERREVVRWFRHDGARYVEERPAGERLWVGEAG, from the coding sequence ACGCCCGCCCCACAACCAACTCACCCGCCGACGCCCACGCCTCCACCACCTCACCTCCCCGCCCGCCGCGTCCTCACGATGGACGACCTCCCCAGCGAGTTCGAGGACGAAGAAGCCTTGCCCAGCGAGTTTCACCTCCTGTTCGCCATGCTCCTGTACGAAACCTTCCGCCCCACGACCGTCCCCCCCGACCACTACTTCTGCGCCATTGATTTGTACCTGTACTGCCTGCACGAGGGCGTTGTGCGCGGGCTGCGTCCCGACTGGATGGGCGTTGTCGGCGTGCCGGCGCTGTACCGCGGCGAGCGCACGCGGGCAAGCTACGTGGTGGAGGACGAGGGGCGCGCGCCGCTCATCATCGTCGAGGCGCTGTCGCCGCAGACGCGCCGTAATGATTTGGCCGAGTACGGGCGTGGGGCGTGGGCGGAGGATCGGAAACTGCTGCGGAAGTGGGACATTTATGAGTCGGTGTTGAAGGTACCGTACTACGTGACGATCGACGAGCGGCGGGAGGTGGTGCGGTGGTTTCGGCACGACGGGGCGCGGTATGTGGAGGAGCGGCCGGCTGGGGAGCGGCTGTGGGTGGGGGAGGCTGG